Below is a window of Dissulfuribacter thermophilus DNA.
TGTCCTGGCAAATCCCTATGCTGTTGTGAAAGATATTAGACACTGGTCAGAAAAAGACTATACACGAGTAGTCATAGATGTCTCCAAAAATACCCACTACCATGCAGGCTTTCTCTCCGAAAACAGAAAAAAAGGCCTTCCCAAAAGACTCTATATAGACATTACCCCTGCAAGGGTCGCAAAGGACCTGGAAAAAAAGATCGTTATTAGTGGCGGGCTATTAAAAAGGGTTAGGATTGCCCAATACGATCGGGATACTGCAAGGGTGGTATTTGACCTGGGCAAGACCTCAAAGACTAAGGTCTTTAATCTCGAAGATCCCTTCAGGATCGTGGTAGATGCCTTTGGAGAAAAGTATCCCCAAAGACCTCTTTGTCTCCCCCCCAAGGGAAAACTAACCCTTGCACAACAACTAGGACTATGTGTAAGAAGGATAGTAGTGGATGCTGGCCACGGAGGAAAGGATCCTGGCGCCATAGGACCTACAGGCCTTAGAGAAAAGGATGTAACCCTTAAAATCGCTCATTTTTTAAAAAAAGAACTGGAAAAACGCCTTAATGCAGAGGTTATTCTCACCCGTTCTACTGACAAATATTTGCCATTAGAACAGAGAACAGCTATTGCAAATGCAAAAAAGGCTGATCTATTCATTTCCATACATTGTAATGCAGCACCCAATAGGAGACTCAAGGGAGTAGAGACCTATTTTCTAAACTTTGCCCTTGACGAAGAGGCCATGAGGGTAGCCGCACTCGAAAATGCCACAAGCAGAAGGCGCATTGGAGATATTAAAGGAATTCTAACCAAAATCATGAAAAATTCTAAAGTAGAGGAGTCAAAACGTCTCAGCAAGTTTATACAAAATGGTCTGGTAACCACCTTGAAAAAGAGATATTCAGGAATAAGTGATCTGGGAGTAAAACAGGCCCCATTTTTTGTACTGATTGGAGCCAGAATGCCTGCTGTCCTTACAGAAGTATCGTTTATCTCTAATAAAAGAGAGGAAAGGAGACTAAGAAGCCCAAAATACCTTGAGGCAATTGCAAAGGGTATTG
It encodes the following:
- a CDS encoding N-acetylmuramoyl-L-alanine amidase yields the protein MMFKLNPNPAWRMRETESGLRIHPLHINSMSHLQFAGFRFRLLCIISLIIFASLSFNSNEIFAKSTSPRPQYSAAWKAYKRLTKSPRLRKDRRAWLKVIRAFRKVYLSWPENEVYAPKSLYMMARLYKELYGYSGRKKDLREAIERYEVLFERFPQSPYADDALYHAGVLYLRMGQKEKALSYWKRIILDYEGSDYYRKAARRLGKKKVSKLKAQKRTYGTRTSGDVLANPYAVVKDIRHWSEKDYTRVVIDVSKNTHYHAGFLSENRKKGLPKRLYIDITPARVAKDLEKKIVISGGLLKRVRIAQYDRDTARVVFDLGKTSKTKVFNLEDPFRIVVDAFGEKYPQRPLCLPPKGKLTLAQQLGLCVRRIVVDAGHGGKDPGAIGPTGLREKDVTLKIAHFLKKELEKRLNAEVILTRSTDKYLPLEQRTAIANAKKADLFISIHCNAAPNRRLKGVETYFLNFALDEEAMRVAALENATSRRRIGDIKGILTKIMKNSKVEESKRLSKFIQNGLVTTLKKRYSGISDLGVKQAPFFVLIGARMPAVLTEVSFISNKREERRLRSPKYLEAIAKGIAAGIEEYVKNTELIANLGMGN